One segment of Coffea arabica cultivar ET-39 chromosome 7c, Coffea Arabica ET-39 HiFi, whole genome shotgun sequence DNA contains the following:
- the LOC113698122 gene encoding uncharacterized protein produces MEFSEEWKSLWPISSVFNPPLLLLDGNPPRPPKRTRLEDEEEKQEEEKTHEEIGPIIFTPCPKSLIELYSSPSLAPRLPVPYPGLTLARFLVSSTLNSAAPLSSITYSVSSHIASEIGSELVLAQHESHDYLHGFNCLQLLRLPCDGDDESWAYLAFFPAGENCEQVGFVKLFLKGNFQLEVELNHGNQDVFVANQKLNSRILQLLVNPVSDFDDTLSADAASSFSSSAGLAVVGYLMACSIHSVYWYAVKTTSGADGLGVKCAKVDFVGQRLFGISEVVHACWSPHLSEESVVLLETGELYLFGISSCLEKHPSSNNRVGMKKLNALWSKNKDFENSGRGGWISVEFSWHPRILIVAHAVAVFLVDARSCGCNLSCLLKIQMLSNIQHDRFIGLCRTGCDGFRFCVTSGRLLMLCDVRQPFRPLLRWVHSLDNPRYITVFRLSELRSNTKDDKWATDSGSCILLGSFWNSEFSLFVYGPNNKTKTVSSEISKFCNSFYAWGLPSEFSLSAYGTHCGRFLIREECLKDALPAWFDWRQKTGVVLGFGIFSRDPIAPLPKSDTVDGFLLIRLTSSGKLEAQRYHAVGECGRISDEAHRKTLCNSQAHLLYEMSHEEDDLNIKFNFLNFQYLQGYLNGNLAEILSKERKQVDKVALKKEAGKESNEESMVGDPTGYGSLQRIFDVFKDINLPTSIYEIALKCIWANMPEYLERLALSSHSKYPEAPKFESYGIPFQIPSYCGNTKSRKFLPSKALKQSFLPPPFWLTLHMDISGMLGKKNLVIRSAEEEIQLQCDGVMEAADELTGARNEAESELDGTYAVSLADDTDEINIGDGDVRNFFFHKPVALLDEVCTMEIKCEKFRTWSKRFTTFLYRKQELSPDVSPEMVGLDLLNAGCPIQLTFNDSDISFDPNELKTLKLLKKQHLDFQKGFGLYQEYVTRGNFKK; encoded by the exons atgGAATTTTCAGAGGAATGGAAATCTCTATGGCCAATTTCCTCAGTTTTCAACCCGCCGCTCCTCCTCCTCGATGGAAACCCGCCACGACCGCCAAAACGAACGCGtcttgaagatgaagaagaaaaacaagaagaggaaaaaaCCCATGAAGAAATAGGTCCAATAATCTTCACCCCATGTCCCAAATCCCTTATTGAACTCTACTCTTCACCATCTTTAGCCCCTCGGCTTCCAGTGCCTTATCCTGGACTCACGCTCGCAAGATTCCTCGTATCCTCCACCTTGAATTCCGCCGCTCCACTTTCTTCTATTACTTATTCCGTTTCTTCTCATATTGCTTCTGAAATCGGGTCTGAGCTCGTACTCGCCCAGCATGAATCTCATGATTATTTACATGGGTTTAATTGCCTTCAGTTGCTCCGGCTCCCTTGTGATGGTGATGATGAAAGCTGGGCTTATTTGGCATTTTTTCCTGCTGGGGAAAATTGTGAGCAAGTTGGAtttgttaaattatttttaaaggGAAACTTCCAGTTGGAGGTTGAGCTAAATCATGGGAATCAGGACGTCTTTGTTGCTAATCAGAAACTTAATAGTCGGATTTTGCAGTTGCTGGTGAACCCTGTTTCTGATTTTGATGATACTTTATCAG CTGATGCAGCcagttcattttcttcttctgctGGATTAGCTGTTGTTGGATATTTGATGGCATGTAGTATACATTCTGTGTATTGGTATGCAGTGAAGACTACTAGTGGGGCTGATGGTTTGGGGGTCAAGTGCGCAAAGGTAGATTTTGTGGGTCAGAGATTGTTTGGGATTTCTGAAGTTGTTCATGCCTGTTGGAGTCCGCATTTATCTGAAGAGAGTGTTGTCTTGCTAGAGACCGGTGAACTGTACTTGTTTGGGATTAGTTCTTGCTTGGAAAAGCATCCTAGTTCAAACAACAGAGTGGGAATGAAGAAACTGAATGCTTTATGGAGCAAGAATAAAGATTTTGAGAACAGTGGCCGTGGTGGTTGGATAAGTGTTGAATTTAGTTGGCATCCAAGAATTTTGATCGTTGCTCATGCGGTTGCTGTATTCTTAGTTGATGCTAGGTCTTGTGGGTGCAATTTGAGCTGTTTGCTGAAAATTCAGATGCTGTCTAACATACAGCATGATAGATTCATCGGTCTCTGTCGAACTGGTTGTGACGGATTCAGGTTTTGTGTGACCTCTGGAAGATTGCTCATGCTTTGTGATGTAAGGCAACCATTTAGGCCACTATTGCGATGGGTGCACAGTCTTGATAATCCACGTTACATCACTGTTTTTAGGTTGTCAGAGTTAAGGTCAAATACCAAGGATGACAAGTGGGCAACAGACTCAGGCTCTTGCATCTTGCTTGGATCATTTTGGAACAGTGAGTTTAGTCTTTTTGTATATGGACCAAACAACAAGACAAAAACTGTTTCTtctgaaatatcaaaattttgcaACTCCTTTTATGCCTGGGGTCTTCCTTCAGAGTTCTCGTTGTCAGCTTATGGTACTCATTGTGGACGTTTTCTCATAAGAGAAGAGTGCTTGAAGGATGCTCTTCCTGCGTGGTTTGATTGGAGACAGAAAACAGGTGTAGTTCTGGGGTTTGGTATTTTCAGTAGGGACCCCATAGCTCCCTTGCCAAAATCAGACACTGTGGATGGATTTCTGTTAATTCGGTTAACATCCTCAGGGAAATTAGAAGCACAGAGATATCATGCAGTGGGAGAATGTGGTAGAATTTCTGATGAAGCCCACAGAAAGACATTATGCAATTCTCAGGCACATCTTTTGTACGAAATGAGCCATGAAGAGGATGACTTGaacatcaaatttaatttcctgaATTTTCAGTACCTTCAAGGTTATCTGAATGGTAATCTTGCTGAAATCCTTAGTAAGGAAAGAAAGCAGGTCGACAAAGTTGCCTTAAAAAAGGAAGCTGGAAAGGAGAGCAATGAGGAGTCCATGGTTGGTGATCCCACTGGATATGGGTCACTGCAGAGAATCTTTGATGTGTTTAAAGACATTAATTTGCCAACTAGTATTTATGAGATTGCCTTGAAGTGTATTTGGGCAAATATGCCCGAGTATCTTGAACGTTTGGCTCTCTCCAGCCACTCAAAGTACCCAGAAGCCCCCAAATTTGAATCCTATGGTATTCCTTTTCAAATACCATCGTACTGCGGCAATACTAAGTCGCGCAAATTTCTGCCTTCCAAAGCTCTTAAGCAGTCCTTTCTGCCCCCTCCTTTTTGGCTTACTCTTCATATGGATATTTCTGGTATGCTTGGTAAAAAAAATCTAGTTATACGGTCAGCAGAAGAAGAAATCCAACTTCAGTGTGATGGGGTTATGGAAGCAGCTGATGAACTAACAGGGGCACGTAATGAAGCTGAATCAGAGCTTGATGGTACCTATGCTGTTTCCCTTGCTGATGATACTGACGAAATTAATATTGGGGATGGAGATGTAAGAAACTTCTTTTTTCATAAACCTGTGGCATTATTGGATGAGGTCTGTACAATGGAAATAAAGTGCGAAAAGTTCCGAACTTGGAGCAAGAGATTCACAACCTTTTTATACAGAAAGCAAGAGCTTTCCCCAGATGTCAGTCCAGAGATGGTTGGCCTAGACCTGCTTAATGCAGGGTGCCCAATACAATTGACATTTAATGATTCTGATATCTCTTTTGACCCAAACGAGCTGAAGACACTGAAGTTGCTAAAGAAACAACATTTGGATTTTCAGAAAGGGTTTGGGTTGTATCAGGAATATGTCACTAGGGGTAACTTCAAGAAATAA